A single window of Hyphomicrobiales bacterium DNA harbors:
- the yehW gene encoding glycine betaine ABC transporter membrane subunit YehW — protein MKHLGLLGRGLILILLLAFILSPNSFAPLFRPLTENNAPPIYNHGSLLSLTLSHLTIVFVATCASTLLAVGLGILVTRPGGLEFLPLSRSLVNIGQTFPPVAVLAIAVPLVGFGEMPTFIALFLYGLLPIFENTLTGLAQVSPLTREAAKGMGMSPGHRLAQVELPLALPVILAGIRISTIINLGTATLGSTVAAKGLGEVIIAGLQSNNQAFVLQGGVIVAMLAVLIDGLLVGVERFAASRLGGESASKALR, from the coding sequence ATGAAGCATCTCGGTCTTCTCGGACGAGGCCTGATCCTTATCCTGCTCCTTGCTTTCATCCTGTCGCCGAATTCCTTCGCGCCTCTCTTTCGGCCACTGACGGAGAACAACGCCCCACCCATCTATAATCATGGATCGTTGTTGTCCCTGACCCTCTCGCATCTGACGATTGTGTTCGTCGCCACATGTGCGAGCACGCTCCTCGCCGTCGGCCTTGGCATCCTCGTTACGCGCCCGGGCGGACTGGAGTTTCTGCCTCTCTCGCGCAGCCTGGTGAATATCGGCCAGACGTTCCCGCCCGTGGCCGTGTTGGCAATCGCCGTCCCGCTCGTCGGGTTCGGAGAAATGCCCACGTTCATCGCGCTGTTCCTCTATGGACTGTTGCCGATTTTCGAGAACACGCTCACTGGCCTGGCGCAGGTCTCACCTCTGACCCGCGAAGCCGCCAAGGGAATGGGAATGAGCCCGGGTCATCGCCTGGCTCAGGTGGAGCTGCCTTTGGCGCTCCCAGTGATCCTTGCGGGCATACGGATCTCCACGATCATCAATCTCGGCACCGCCACACTGGGCTCCACGGTCGCAGCGAAAGGGCTGGGTGAGGTGATCATTGCCGGCTTGCAGTCGAACAACCAGGCGTTCGTGCTCCAGGGCGGGGTCATCGTGGCGATGCTAGCCGTTCTGATCGATGGCCTACTGGTCGGAGTCGAGCGCTTCGCGGCCTCACGGCTTGGAGGAGAGAGCGCGTCGAAAGCCTTGCGGTGA
- a CDS encoding hypothetical protein (Evidence 5 : Unknown function) translates to MVARAVSHVASLGRRDIRATSGFRHIISSRQTKSDLSLRQAAAAMNPSELFTQNHAFDIKLMRPPGSVSTNWHSV, encoded by the coding sequence ATGGTCGCGCGAGCCGTGTCGCATGTTGCAAGCCTCGGACGCCGCGACATCAGGGCAACCAGTGGTTTTCGCCATATCATCTCCTCCCGGCAGACCAAGTCCGATCTCTCATTGCGCCAGGCCGCGGCGGCGATGAACCCATCAGAACTCTTTACCCAAAATCATGCGTTTGATATCAAACTGATGAGGCCGCCCGGCAGTGTCTCGACGAACTGGCATTCTGTCTAA
- a CDS encoding putative Multiple antibiotic resistance protein MarR (Evidence 3 : Putative function from multiple computational evidences), producing the protein MKKGDNIRKPNPLPDLESDYFITEFIPYLLNNITNSMNQKFKKSLRKFDLNVSQWRVLVALGVRSHISLTDLGQFTAIDQPSLSRIVDQLVDRQFVTRMPRPNDGRFNEIALAPAGRALRDSAWPVAMAHSEQMIANLLPEEQEHLRVLLKKVAANLTRE; encoded by the coding sequence ATGAAAAAAGGAGATAATATAAGAAAGCCAAATCCGCTTCCTGACTTGGAAAGTGACTACTTCATTACTGAATTCATCCCTTATTTGTTAAACAATATAACAAATTCGATGAATCAGAAATTCAAGAAATCGCTGCGTAAATTCGACCTCAATGTCTCGCAATGGCGCGTGCTGGTTGCCTTGGGGGTGCGGAGCCACATTTCGCTCACCGACCTTGGGCAATTCACGGCGATTGACCAGCCGAGCCTCAGCCGCATCGTGGATCAGCTGGTGGACAGGCAGTTCGTGACGCGCATGCCACGCCCCAATGACGGGCGCTTCAATGAAATCGCGCTTGCACCTGCCGGCAGGGCGTTACGGGATTCGGCCTGGCCCGTTGCCATGGCTCACAGTGAGCAGATGATCGCCAATCTCCTGCCGGAAGAGCAGGAGCACTTGCGTGTCCTGCTGAAGAAAGTGGCGGCTAATCTCACGCGGGAATAG
- a CDS encoding 3-oxoadipate enol-lactonase encodes MSARANQSIIPGSPALMVDQAGSGELLLFLHGIGGNRSNWAEQMAAFSQSHHTVALDTRGYGGSEDYEGDASFDIFADDVLRVLDFFGAAKAHICGLSLGGRIAQRFYARHPARVASLILADSRPDTVDTRSKEDRDAFFNSRAKPLLEGKKPSDIAERIARSLAAPQASKDALDRLIESISALRGQSYLKAIRANLDDDYAGDVGAIRVPTLIIVGEHDTLTPPDLSRQINRNIVGSELVVIAGAGHLSNIEKPDAFNAAMATFLTRLPAIPA; translated from the coding sequence ATGAGCGCCCGGGCCAACCAGTCCATCATTCCCGGATCTCCCGCGCTCATGGTCGACCAGGCCGGAAGCGGAGAGCTTCTGCTCTTTCTGCATGGTATCGGCGGCAATCGCTCGAATTGGGCCGAGCAAATGGCGGCCTTCTCGCAGTCCCACCACACGGTGGCGTTGGACACCCGTGGGTACGGGGGAAGCGAAGACTACGAGGGGGATGCGTCCTTCGACATCTTCGCCGATGATGTCCTGCGTGTCCTGGATTTCTTCGGCGCAGCGAAAGCCCATATTTGCGGGCTGTCCCTGGGCGGCCGCATCGCGCAACGCTTCTATGCGCGTCATCCCGCGCGTGTTGCCTCGCTGATCCTGGCGGATTCCCGCCCCGACACCGTCGACACGCGCAGCAAGGAGGATCGCGATGCCTTCTTCAACAGCCGTGCAAAGCCGCTGCTGGAGGGTAAAAAGCCATCAGATATCGCCGAAAGGATCGCCCGGTCGCTGGCCGCACCACAGGCGAGCAAGGATGCGCTGGACCGGCTTATCGAGAGCATCAGCGCTTTGCGCGGCCAATCCTATCTGAAGGCTATCCGCGCCAATCTCGACGATGACTATGCCGGGGACGTCGGTGCGATCCGCGTGCCGACGCTGATCATCGTCGGGGAACATGACACGCTGACGCCGCCCGACCTGTCGAGGCAGATCAACCGGAACATCGTCGGATCGGAGCTGGTCGTCATTGCCGGTGCGGGCCATCTGTCGAACATCGAAAAGCCGGACGCCTTCAACGCGGCGATGGCGACATTCCTCACCCGATTGCCCGCTATTCCCGCGTGA
- the luxA gene encoding Alkanal monooxygenase alpha chain: protein MSTTRAVKFGFQLSAVDARGSSDAQLYEALLRDARLGYDLGYDIAWVVEHHFSDYFPQPSPLSILSHVAALCPGIGLGTMVLVTPWHQPVRLAGEIAVLSHLSKGPLHLGMGRGNAPMEYEAFGVPMAEARQRFEETWRILSLAMEGKPFTFSGENLSVDREIRIRPFPDTAKINFYGAIGNPASATKIAELGLAPISNGSLPFDVQRNVMKTWTEVATARNVDTDVDRPVGVTLVMADTDAEADALARRYLPRWFELQVEHYAYDVSRHKDLPDYRPFAETHERRIRMTDPANLDPLLEVSLVGSPATVARRLQTYIDIGFNSFILQTSSPDIPQALHAEWLTRFARDVAPAFSEKFANGTSEAAA from the coding sequence ATGAGCACAACACGAGCGGTCAAATTCGGCTTCCAGCTCTCGGCTGTCGACGCGCGCGGTTCAAGCGACGCGCAGCTTTACGAGGCGCTGCTGCGGGATGCTCGGCTGGGTTACGATCTCGGCTATGATATCGCCTGGGTGGTCGAACATCATTTTTCCGACTATTTTCCGCAGCCCAGCCCATTGTCGATCCTCTCGCATGTCGCGGCGCTCTGCCCGGGAATAGGGCTCGGCACCATGGTGCTCGTTACGCCCTGGCATCAGCCGGTACGGCTCGCCGGCGAGATCGCCGTGCTCAGTCATCTGTCGAAGGGCCCATTGCATCTTGGGATGGGACGAGGCAACGCTCCGATGGAATATGAAGCCTTCGGCGTGCCGATGGCTGAAGCCAGGCAGAGATTTGAAGAGACCTGGCGTATCCTCTCGCTCGCGATGGAAGGAAAGCCTTTCACGTTCTCCGGCGAAAATCTGAGCGTGGACCGGGAGATTCGTATTCGCCCCTTCCCTGATACCGCCAAGATCAATTTCTACGGAGCAATCGGCAATCCGGCGAGCGCAACGAAGATTGCGGAGCTGGGCCTTGCGCCGATCTCGAACGGCAGCCTGCCGTTTGATGTCCAGCGCAATGTCATGAAGACGTGGACAGAGGTGGCCACGGCGCGCAACGTCGATACCGATGTCGACAGGCCAGTCGGCGTAACACTTGTGATGGCCGATACCGATGCGGAAGCGGACGCCCTCGCGCGGCGCTATCTCCCGCGCTGGTTCGAGCTGCAGGTCGAGCACTATGCCTATGACGTCAGCCGCCATAAGGATCTGCCCGACTACAGGCCCTTTGCCGAGACGCATGAGCGCCGCATCAGGATGACCGACCCGGCCAATCTCGACCCTCTGCTCGAGGTTTCTCTGGTGGGATCGCCCGCGACCGTCGCCCGCCGGCTGCAAACCTATATCGACATTGGGTTCAACAGCTTCATCCTGCAGACGTCGTCGCCCGATATTCCCCAGGCCCTGCACGCGGAATGGCTGACACGGTTCGCCCGGGACGTGGCGCCCGCCTTCTCGGAAAAATTCGCCAATGGCACAAGCGAGGCCGCCGCATGA
- the fabG gene encoding 3-oxoacyl-(acyl-carrier-protein) reductase FabG, whose translation MLAANGFRVAASDIRDLAGWDGADKRFVRMDVTDEVSVRAAFDDVEEALAPIAVLVCCAGGTSATRDRQPSVADTDLADWIGTEALNARGTFLCVRELLRRRRSLPLENGRIILTSSAAAQRPAIAAGAAYCASKAAVLGLARVAAVEAASLGMTLNVIAPGGFDTDAYHATTDPAQMHRQINAIPLGRLGRPDEFAATVRFLASTEAGYLTGATIDLNGGARMA comes from the coding sequence ATGCTTGCCGCGAATGGCTTCCGCGTCGCTGCAAGCGACATCCGCGACCTCGCCGGGTGGGACGGGGCGGACAAGCGCTTCGTGCGGATGGATGTCACCGACGAAGTCTCGGTGCGCGCCGCCTTCGACGACGTGGAAGAGGCGCTGGCTCCGATCGCGGTCCTTGTCTGCTGCGCTGGGGGAACCTCGGCGACGCGGGACAGGCAGCCTTCCGTCGCCGACACGGATCTCGCGGACTGGATCGGGACCGAGGCCCTGAACGCAAGGGGGACCTTTCTCTGCGTCCGGGAGCTGCTGCGGCGAAGGCGCAGTCTGCCGCTTGAAAACGGCCGTATCATACTGACCTCATCGGCGGCCGCGCAGCGCCCGGCGATCGCGGCGGGAGCGGCCTATTGCGCGTCCAAGGCCGCCGTTTTGGGCCTGGCACGTGTTGCTGCTGTCGAGGCTGCTTCCCTCGGCATGACGCTTAACGTCATCGCGCCGGGCGGATTCGATACCGACGCCTATCACGCCACCACCGACCCGGCGCAGATGCACCGACAGATCAACGCCATCCCGCTTGGGCGGTTGGGCCGGCCAGACGAATTCGCCGCCACCGTCCGCTTTCTCGCCTCCACCGAGGCCGGATACCTGACTGGTGCCACCATCGACCTCAACGGCGGCGCACGCATGGCCTGA
- the abaF gene encoding Fosfomycin resistance protein AbaF, whose product MSHNAASQTSRDPSPQELRRVILASIAGNALEWYDFFLYGFAAALVFGQLFFPAGTDPLIGTLGAFAGFAMGFLARPLGGIIFAHFGDRYGRKNTLVATLTLMGGATFLMGLLPTYAQIGIWAPILVVVLRVLQGIATGGEWGGAVLIVTETAPKDRQGYYSSFGQVGLSGGFLLAAAAFYLAQRLPQEQFMSWGWRVPFLVSILIFAIGVFIRSRVPESKEFENTARQGATQRLPLLEVIKRHPREILTAMGLRFAENGGSYIFVAFSLAYAKYVGAPGDTVMLALMFSFLIQLPVLVGIGALSDRIGVWPLYLAGALGMCLFAFPFFWLIDAASTVSIFMAFIGANTVCFSLMNAVQPKLFSSLFDTEVRYSGLALGHEVASVFSGGLSPLIATALLSIYGASWPIALYLIFLGGITVFTLIASRVSRHWREPALAT is encoded by the coding sequence ATGTCTCACAATGCGGCTTCACAGACATCCCGAGATCCATCGCCTCAGGAGCTGAGGCGGGTCATCCTCGCCTCCATCGCCGGGAACGCGCTGGAGTGGTACGATTTCTTTCTCTACGGTTTCGCGGCGGCTCTGGTCTTCGGCCAGCTCTTCTTCCCGGCCGGCACGGACCCTTTGATCGGAACCCTCGGCGCCTTTGCCGGCTTTGCCATGGGTTTTCTGGCGCGGCCGTTGGGAGGTATCATCTTCGCCCATTTCGGTGATCGGTACGGCCGTAAGAACACGCTGGTCGCAACACTGACCCTGATGGGTGGGGCCACGTTTCTGATGGGATTGCTGCCCACCTATGCGCAAATAGGCATCTGGGCACCGATCCTTGTCGTGGTGCTGCGCGTGTTGCAGGGCATCGCGACCGGAGGCGAATGGGGCGGTGCCGTCCTGATCGTCACCGAAACGGCGCCAAAAGATCGCCAGGGCTATTACTCGTCCTTCGGACAAGTTGGCCTCAGTGGTGGTTTCCTTCTCGCCGCCGCCGCATTCTATCTCGCCCAGCGCCTGCCGCAGGAGCAGTTCATGAGCTGGGGGTGGCGCGTGCCTTTCCTCGTTAGCATCCTCATCTTCGCGATTGGGGTCTTCATCCGTTCGCGCGTGCCCGAGAGCAAGGAATTCGAAAATACCGCGAGGCAAGGTGCCACGCAGAGACTTCCGCTGCTCGAGGTCATCAAACGTCATCCACGGGAAATACTCACCGCGATGGGGCTGCGTTTCGCGGAAAACGGGGGCTCTTATATTTTTGTCGCCTTCTCTCTTGCTTACGCAAAATATGTCGGCGCACCAGGCGACACGGTTATGCTTGCGCTGATGTTCTCCTTCCTCATCCAGCTTCCGGTGCTCGTCGGCATCGGGGCGCTCTCGGACCGCATCGGCGTATGGCCGCTTTATCTCGCGGGCGCACTCGGCATGTGCTTGTTCGCCTTTCCCTTCTTCTGGCTGATAGACGCAGCCAGCACAGTCAGCATCTTCATGGCGTTCATTGGCGCGAATACTGTCTGTTTCTCCTTGATGAATGCGGTCCAGCCCAAGCTGTTCAGCAGCCTGTTCGATACCGAAGTCAGATATTCTGGCCTCGCCCTCGGCCATGAGGTCGCGTCTGTGTTCAGCGGCGGCCTGTCGCCACTCATCGCGACCGCGCTTTTGAGTATCTACGGAGCCTCCTGGCCGATCGCGCTCTATCTGATCTTCCTCGGCGGCATCACAGTGTTCACGCTGATTGCATCGCGTGTATCGCGGCATTGGCGGGAACCGGCCCTCGCGACATAA
- a CDS encoding conserved hypothetical protein (Evidence 4 : Unknown function but conserved in other organisms) produces the protein MTRKPSITPAKATGTAPNQRAMEPALLSGGNPQIAKADGDAPVQAYIAAMPGWKQDVGRRLDALITRTVPDVRKAVKWNSPLYGMEGQGWFLSLHCFTKYIKVAFFRGVSLEPLPPVESKDPYTRYVHLHEIDLLDEELMARWVKQASDLPGWIP, from the coding sequence ATGACCAGAAAGCCCTCCATCACGCCAGCGAAGGCGACAGGGACAGCGCCTAATCAGCGGGCCATGGAGCCCGCCCTGCTCTCAGGCGGCAATCCCCAGATCGCAAAGGCTGATGGTGATGCGCCCGTTCAAGCTTACATCGCGGCCATGCCGGGCTGGAAGCAGGACGTGGGTCGTCGCCTTGACGCGCTTATCACACGAACCGTCCCCGACGTGCGCAAGGCGGTCAAATGGAACTCACCGCTCTATGGAATGGAGGGTCAGGGCTGGTTTCTCAGCCTTCATTGCTTCACGAAGTATATAAAGGTGGCTTTCTTCCGCGGTGTGTCGCTGGAGCCTCTGCCTCCCGTTGAGTCCAAGGATCCATACACACGCTATGTGCATCTCCACGAAATTGACCTGCTCGATGAGGAGCTCATGGCACGTTGGGTCAAGCAGGCATCCGACCTGCCCGGCTGGATCCCTTAG
- a CDS encoding LysR family transcriptional regulator produces the protein MTDELEGISVFLAVAEARNFRVAGERLGVTRSAVSQALQRLEDRLGVALVQRTTRSMRLTEAGEQFYDAVRLSVARVREAVQSIREQGSQPSGLLRIAVSSIAETFIAGELLAGFLEAYPDVKLDITITDDEFDIVEAGFDAGVRLGEVIEQDMIAIPASALQRHCAVAAPRYLARSGRPRHPRDLSNHICIGWRPRPDAAPYRWEFTENGRDFDVAVDPVVTTNDMGVMIRMACAGSGITFGMVETFQSYIARGDLVPLLEEFCPPFQGFYLYYPKRHRQPLKLRALVSHMRAYVQAL, from the coding sequence ATGACGGATGAGTTGGAGGGTATCTCGGTCTTCCTTGCGGTGGCCGAGGCGCGAAATTTCCGCGTCGCCGGAGAGCGGCTCGGCGTCACCCGCTCGGCGGTCAGTCAGGCGCTGCAGCGGCTCGAAGATCGGCTGGGAGTGGCTCTCGTCCAGCGCACGACCCGCAGCATGCGCCTCACCGAGGCCGGTGAGCAATTCTACGACGCGGTCCGCCTTTCGGTGGCCCGGGTCCGGGAGGCCGTGCAGAGCATACGGGAGCAGGGATCCCAGCCGAGCGGCCTGCTCAGGATCGCCGTTTCCTCGATCGCGGAGACCTTCATCGCAGGGGAACTGCTCGCGGGCTTTCTTGAGGCCTATCCGGATGTGAAGCTCGATATCACGATCACCGATGACGAATTCGATATCGTCGAGGCCGGTTTTGATGCGGGCGTCCGGCTCGGCGAAGTGATCGAACAGGACATGATCGCCATTCCGGCTTCCGCGCTGCAACGGCACTGCGCCGTTGCAGCGCCGCGATACCTCGCGCGTTCGGGGCGCCCCCGGCATCCCCGGGACCTGTCGAACCATATCTGCATCGGATGGCGGCCTCGCCCCGATGCGGCGCCCTATCGCTGGGAGTTCACCGAGAACGGCCGCGACTTCGATGTCGCTGTTGATCCGGTTGTGACAACGAATGACATGGGGGTGATGATCCGCATGGCCTGTGCCGGATCTGGGATCACCTTCGGCATGGTCGAGACCTTCCAGTCCTATATAGCCCGTGGCGATCTCGTTCCGTTGCTCGAAGAGTTCTGCCCGCCGTTTCAGGGCTTCTATCTCTATTATCCCAAGCGCCACAGACAGCCGTTGAAGCTTCGGGCTCTAGTCTCGCACATGCGCGCATACGTACAGGCGCTCTAA
- a CDS encoding conserved exported hypothetical protein (Evidence 4 : Unknown function but conserved in other organisms): MLKTLNKPMPPLVAMLVLGATAVAIASPQHTSQGQRDASETTMQQHPYVGLWVTDDGHVRHELLPNGRYDEARGSRESAYRGRYEVTGRHIDYWDDTGFTADGDFIDKNTLHHGGMVLRRK; encoded by the coding sequence ATGTTGAAGACTTTGAACAAGCCGATGCCACCTCTCGTTGCCATGCTTGTGCTCGGCGCGACGGCCGTCGCCATTGCCAGTCCACAACACACCTCACAAGGGCAACGCGACGCAAGCGAGACCACCATGCAGCAACATCCCTATGTCGGCTTATGGGTCACCGATGACGGCCATGTCCGCCACGAGCTTCTTCCCAACGGCCGGTACGACGAAGCCCGCGGAAGCCGTGAAAGTGCCTATCGGGGACGCTACGAGGTAACCGGCAGGCACATCGACTATTGGGACGACACCGGTTTCACCGCCGATGGCGATTTCATCGATAAGAACACCTTGCACCACGGGGGCATGGTTCTTCGCCGCAAGTGA
- a CDS encoding SDR family oxidoreductase: MLNIKGKVVAITGASSGIGAATAKVLAAAGAHVVMGARRTDRLAELAAVITAEAGVVRMQRLDVTNRSDVQSFARFAESEFGRLDVIVNNAGVMPLSPLEALKVDEWDRMIDVNIKGVLYGIAAALPIMQAQGSGQIINLSSIGGHHVSPTAAVYCATKFAVRAISDGLRQETDRIRVTVISPGTTTSELADTISDAEARDLMKSWRAITIDPEAIGNAILFAISQPEGVDVSEIVVRPTASPH; encoded by the coding sequence ATGCTGAACATCAAGGGAAAGGTCGTCGCCATCACCGGAGCCAGCAGCGGCATCGGCGCGGCGACCGCGAAAGTGCTCGCGGCGGCCGGGGCCCATGTCGTGATGGGTGCACGACGGACAGATCGCCTCGCGGAGCTCGCGGCCGTCATCACCGCCGAGGCGGGGGTTGTCCGCATGCAGCGACTGGATGTCACCAACCGTTCGGACGTGCAGTCCTTCGCGCGCTTCGCGGAGTCGGAATTCGGCCGACTGGATGTCATTGTCAATAACGCGGGCGTCATGCCGCTCTCCCCTCTCGAAGCGCTGAAGGTCGATGAGTGGGATCGGATGATCGACGTCAATATCAAAGGCGTTCTCTATGGAATCGCCGCTGCCCTTCCGATCATGCAGGCGCAGGGCTCTGGGCAGATCATCAACCTGTCGTCGATTGGCGGCCATCACGTTTCGCCGACCGCTGCGGTCTATTGCGCGACGAAATTCGCTGTCCGCGCGATCTCGGACGGATTGCGGCAGGAAACCGATCGCATTCGCGTGACCGTCATCTCTCCCGGAACCACGACGTCGGAACTGGCCGACACGATCAGCGATGCGGAGGCCCGCGACCTCATGAAATCATGGCGGGCCATCACCATCGACCCCGAAGCCATTGGCAATGCCATTCTCTTTGCCATCAGCCAACCGGAAGGCGTCGATGTCAGCGAAATTGTCGTTCGGCCAACCGCCAGTCCGCATTAG
- the yihV gene encoding Sulfofructose kinase, which yields MRSIFFIQNRARDLHSLEDTEVFCLGLAIQDTILTVASIPSEPVKIYASGRREVGGGPAATASVAIARLGGRTSFAGRLGDDPTGAVMRRELEGEHVDVTWLRSFAGLRSPGSVILVDGKGERLIVAYADPNLPRDPGWLTPPSLGSAVLCDLSWPEGAMKCLGAARDNGIPSVLDADISRHGRDEVAALVAAADHVVFSRPGLAQFTGAEGIEAGLREAALPGHALIGVTDGADGLFWLDGGRIHNARPPQVDVVDTVGAGDAFHGALALALARRCPLDQAIAFANAVAALKCTRPGGRAGLPTWDALRHFSPSLALDCIKAS from the coding sequence ATGCGCTCCATCTTTTTCATCCAGAATCGGGCGAGAGACTTGCATAGCCTTGAGGACACGGAGGTCTTCTGCCTCGGCCTCGCTATTCAGGACACGATCCTGACCGTTGCGTCGATTCCGAGCGAGCCGGTCAAGATCTATGCTTCGGGGCGCCGAGAGGTGGGTGGTGGCCCTGCAGCGACGGCCAGCGTGGCCATTGCCCGACTGGGAGGAAGGACGAGCTTCGCCGGCCGTCTTGGCGATGATCCGACCGGCGCCGTTATGCGCCGTGAACTCGAGGGTGAGCATGTCGACGTGACGTGGTTGCGCAGCTTCGCGGGATTGCGGTCCCCCGGATCGGTCATCCTCGTCGATGGCAAGGGCGAGCGCCTCATTGTCGCCTATGCGGATCCGAATCTGCCACGCGATCCCGGCTGGTTGACCCCGCCGAGCCTAGGCAGTGCCGTGCTGTGCGATCTGTCGTGGCCAGAAGGGGCCATGAAATGCCTGGGCGCAGCACGCGATAACGGCATCCCTTCCGTGCTCGATGCCGATATTTCGCGTCATGGCCGGGATGAGGTCGCGGCATTGGTCGCGGCCGCCGATCACGTGGTCTTCTCGCGTCCCGGATTGGCGCAGTTCACGGGCGCGGAGGGGATCGAAGCCGGTCTGCGCGAAGCGGCCCTGCCCGGTCATGCGCTCATCGGCGTGACGGACGGCGCCGACGGTTTGTTCTGGCTTGATGGCGGGCGTATCCACAATGCGCGACCACCCCAGGTCGATGTTGTCGATACCGTCGGCGCCGGCGACGCTTTCCATGGCGCTCTGGCGCTTGCGCTGGCAAGGCGCTGCCCCCTCGATCAGGCCATTGCCTTCGCCAATGCGGTGGCGGCGTTGAAATGCACGCGGCCGGGCGGCCGGGCGGGGCTGCCCACATGGGACGCGCTCCGCCACTTCAGCCCCTCTCTCGCTCTCGATTGCATCAAAGCATCATAG
- the ugpC gene encoding sn-glycerol-3-phosphate import ATP-binding protein UgpC, whose translation MAELTLRTVEKRFGNVRAVQAVDLDVEHGEFIVLVGPSGCGKSTLLRMIAGLEEISSGEIQLDGRSLNAVAPRDRDMAMVFQDYALYPHMTVAENLGFALKMRDMAGSEIEAKVHEVARMLELDALLDRKPKALSGGQRQRVALGRALIRDPKVFLFDEPLSNLDAKLRVGMRMEIRKLQVALGTTSIYVTHDQIEAMTMADRIVVLKLGQVQQIGTPIEIYQKPVNSFVGTFIGSPPMSLVPARPRMETGRAVLSFGGGHDIRLPAARAEVLARARIDRVEVGLRAEHISLVTDDERNDTDFVSDVILVEEHGADSIAVVTLGEREVMARVKPGGAHVGDKARRFRLDVDALHLFHPESGERLA comes from the coding sequence GTGGCAGAGTTGACACTGCGGACCGTTGAGAAGCGGTTTGGCAACGTCCGGGCCGTCCAGGCCGTCGATCTCGATGTGGAACACGGCGAATTCATCGTGCTGGTGGGGCCATCCGGCTGTGGAAAGAGCACGCTGCTGCGCATGATCGCCGGGCTTGAGGAGATCTCCTCCGGCGAGATCCAGCTCGATGGCAGGAGCCTCAACGCCGTTGCGCCGCGCGACCGCGACATGGCCATGGTGTTTCAGGACTATGCGCTCTACCCCCACATGACCGTAGCGGAAAACCTCGGCTTCGCGCTCAAGATGCGGGACATGGCGGGATCCGAGATCGAGGCCAAGGTGCATGAAGTAGCGCGGATGCTTGAGCTCGACGCCTTGCTCGATCGCAAGCCGAAGGCGCTCTCCGGGGGGCAGCGCCAGCGTGTCGCACTGGGGCGCGCATTGATCCGGGACCCCAAGGTCTTCCTCTTCGATGAGCCGCTATCGAACCTTGATGCCAAGTTGCGCGTCGGCATGCGCATGGAGATCCGCAAGCTGCAGGTGGCGCTGGGCACCACCAGTATCTACGTCACGCATGATCAGATCGAGGCCATGACCATGGCCGACCGTATCGTCGTGCTTAAACTTGGCCAGGTGCAACAGATCGGTACGCCCATCGAGATCTATCAGAAGCCGGTCAACAGTTTCGTCGGGACCTTCATTGGTTCGCCGCCGATGAGCCTGGTACCGGCCAGGCCGCGTATGGAGACAGGACGGGCAGTCCTGTCGTTTGGAGGAGGCCACGATATCCGGCTGCCTGCCGCGCGTGCCGAGGTCTTGGCGCGCGCCAGGATCGACCGTGTCGAGGTGGGCCTCAGGGCCGAACATATTTCGCTCGTCACAGATGACGAGCGGAATGACACAGACTTTGTCTCCGATGTCATTCTCGTTGAGGAGCACGGCGCCGATTCCATCGCCGTGGTGACGCTCGGCGAGCGTGAAGTGATGGCGCGGGTGAAGCCCGGCGGTGCCCATGTGGGTGACAAGGCGCGCCGCTTCCGTCTCGATGTCGATGCGCTCCATCTTTTTCATCCAGAATCGGGCGAGAGACTTGCATAG